The DNA window TTAGATACTGGTCGTGAGATTAATAATTTGCGTCAGATCAAACAGTCTGCTCTCTGTCAACGCCACAACTCAGCACGGGCACATCGCTGATAAACAAATGATCTGACAAAACTTAACAATAATAATGAATCAAGTAAGGATCTGACAGATTTTATCCAAATAACAGGAGAAATTAAATGAAAGGTTCACAGACAGAAAAAAATTTACTTGCAGCATTTGCAGGTGAATCCCAGGCTAGAATGAGATATACCTTTTTTTCGAGCATCGCAGCCAAAGAAGGTTACGAACAGATCGCAGCAATATTCCTCGAAACTGCGGAGAACGAAAAAGAACATGCAAAGATATTCTTCAAGCTGCTTGAAGGAGGAACTGCGGAGATCACCGCCGGATATCCAGCAGGCGTGCTCAGGTCGACAGCGGAAAATCTCTTGGCAGCAGCGGATGGTGAGAAGATGGAATGGACTACCCTCTATCCCAACTTTGGTGATGTTGCAGAGCAGGAGGGCTTCATTGAAGCTGCAGCAACCTTCAGAAAAATCGCAACAGTGGAGTCGTCCCATGAGCGGCGTTACAGAAAACTGTTTACAAATATTGAACAACATGCCGTCTTTAAAAAAGATGTCCCAACCAGTTGGAAATGCAGGAATTGTGGTTATGTTCTGAATGCAGGAGATGCTCCCGAAAAATGCCCAGTCTGTGATCACCCCCAGAAATATTTTGAGGTCTGGTGCGAGAACTACTGAAATTTAGGGGAAGATATCCAATATTTTTGGTCAGTTCGGGTACCTATAGATCTCCCAACTCGATCATCCAAGCATCTCCACTTGGACGACTTGAACCTTCTGTCTATCTGAGATAAAAATAGGGTTCAATCCATCATTAGGTCAACCAAAAAAAATCCTGCGTATTAATAATTATCAGTTATTTTCAGCGATCCTGCCGGTTTGCATATACTGATGAAGCACACTTCCGAGCCTAGCAATCCCTTCCCAGATCCGCTCATCACTGGCATTTGAAAAGTTCAAACGCATAGTGGACTCCCCGCCTCCGTCGGTATAGAAAGGAACACCAGGTAGGATGGCAACATTCTCTGCCAATGCTCTGTTGAAGAGTTCAGTTGAGGAGAATCCATCCGGCAATGTAGCCCAGAGGAACATCCCCCCGTCAGGACTCGTACACGTGACTTCTTTGGGAAAATGCTCATTTATAGCCGCAAGCATACAATCCCGCTGGTGCGCATAAGCATCGGTGATCGCTCTGATATGCTCGTCAATAGAGTAATCAGCCAGGAACCGAGATATAATCCGCTGACTCAAGATGTTTGAATGGAGATCGGTTCCCTGCTTGGCGGTGACGATCTGTTCCATAATCTCATACGGGGCACAGACCCAACCCATCCGCATCCCCGGAGCGATGATCTTTGAGAACGAACCGGTCATCACGGTTTTATCAGGCAGGAAGGACCGCATCGCAGGCATCTGATCCCCGCAAAACCTGAGTTCACCATATGCATCATCCTCAACCAGGATTGTCTCTGATCGCTGTATTATTTTGGCGACTCTGCACCTATTCTCAAGAGACCAGGTGATTCCCGAAGGGTTCTGCGAGTTAGGGACTCCATAGAAGATACGTGGATTCCCCTCAGAAAGAACAGAGTTGAGGACAGTCGGATCAGGACCCTCTGAAGTAAGTGGAACATTCATGAACTCTGGCTCATAGAGCGAAAAGGCCTGGATTGCCCCAAGATAGCCAGGTCGTTCGATTGCAACCCGGGAACCCGGGTCAATGAAGACCTTTCCGATAAGATCCAGACATTGCTGTGAACCGTTAGTGATCAGGATCTCATCAGGGGATACATCCATACCAAGCCGAATTTTGTACCGTTCAGCGATCCATTCGCGCAGAGGAAGATATCCTTCAGTGGTGGCATATTGAAGAGCAGCCGATCCCTCACCCGTGATAACCGCCCTTGCAGACTCAGCCAGCCTCTCAACAGGGAACAAAGCCGGATTTGGGAGTCCCCCAGCAAATGAAATGACCTCGGGACGTTCTGTCACTTTAAGGATCTCCCTGATGAATGACCGGGGGGTCTTTCCCATTCTGGAGGCGAAAGTGTACTGCATAGAAATTCAAATACACATCGGTTCTGTTTCTATTTACGGTTCCCGGGCTCTGTTGAAATGCTTCAACTATGATGACAATCACGACTGATTGAATCACCTTCGTGAGGTTATGGAGGATCATTTTGACCATGATCTCCTTGACCTGGTACCAATATTTTCGTGCCTTGAGGTCCTCTCCGAATCTTCTTTTGATGACTGAAAACGCTGTTTCAACTTTGTTCCTCTCGCGATATCGTTCTGAATCAAAGTTGTTATTCATCTCTTGTCTGTATTTCCCCGAATAGATCTTTCCTTTCCAGGTTCTGACAGGTATCACCGAATCAGCACCCATCTCTTCCCTGATCTGTCGATGAAGTTCCTCGGAATCGTACCCTTTATCCATCACATAACACCCGGTTTTTCTGGTCTTCTGGCACTGCCTGAGAAGTGGTTCAGTGTGTTTAATGTCGTGAACTGGTTTCAGCGAGATTTTGGAGAAGAGAATCACCTGCTTGCGTGTATCTACTGCAATCGACGTTTTCACAATGTTTTTTCGCATTTTTCCCGTACGCCAGGAGTAATAATGACTGGCGTACGAACTGGTGAATCCCGTAGAATCGATGGCAGTTGTTGGAACAATTTCACCCCAGGAATAAAACAATTTGAGAGTTTTATTCAGGAATATCGAGAATATTGCAGAAGGAGTTCGAGCCATGAACTTATGGATGGTCGAGTAGTGGGGAACCTGGTTCAACTAGAGGATGTCTTTGATCCGACCCATCAGACTGATGAGTTCAACCACATCCCGATAGTCAGTACCAAGGGCTTCACGAAAGAGAAGAATAGCCATGAGCTGATGCTGAGTATACGTTCTCTTGGAATATTTGCAGGAATAAAGAGGGAAATGGGAGGATCGTAGTACTGAACAGATGTATCTGATAAGTTTGATATACCAGTTCGTTGACATTATCTCTGCTCCTTGTTGTTGGTTTTGCCATTGACTCAAGGAGCAACGATTCTTATTAGATATTTGCCTTATTGTGGGATCATAGTACTAGAGGATTTCAACAGAGCTGGTTCCCGAAGGATCAGAAGATCTGTTCAAAAACGTGCTCGATCCTGATCCCCTGAATCAAAAACCATTTCCTGTTCCTTCAAGGGGATATCGACGGGGAGACACTATCAAAATCCCATCTTCTGGTAACAAATTTCAGAAGCACCTGAAGTACTGACCCTTTACAATATAGTTACATCTACAATAATCTCTTACAAAGGGATCCGGATATACCTTACCTTCTGCTTCAGTTCAACCATCAACCCAATTATTAGAATATATTCATCCAATCGTGCCGATAACACGATCTCCCTGTTTGAAAAAATTTCACGAGAGTGTCTACTCTAAGATTCGAAGAAACAGATCAGGGATACCCAGACCCAGGTTCTTCACATCCCCTTTCATCAGTTCTTCTTCGGTACATCATGAACCCTCCCCAGACAAGGGTGATGATGACAGGATAAATGACCGTCCATCCAACAAAGAGAAAAACCACCGCTGTCATTACAAGCGAGATCACACTGAACTGCACCCCAAACTTCCGGTCTTTCAGCAGTACCACCCCGGCAGCACACCCACCCAGATAGGTCAGAATGAATGTGGCATTGGGGAGCTGGATCAAGGTCGACAGGGAGAGTGCTCCGCTGCTGAAGATCCAGAGCATGATGGTGAAACAGATGCCCAGGAACCAGAGTCCCCCAATAGGAGTATGGAACCGATCCGACAGACAGGAGAGGAACTTCGGTGCATATCCGGTGATTGAGAGTGAGTATGCGAGCCTGCAGGCCGCTCCAATATAGGCTATTACGGGTGCGATACAGATGAACAGGGCAGCAAGGCCAGCGAAGACCACACCGTACTGACCAAACGAGACTTTGATCAGCTGGATCAACGATATATCTGATATGCCTGGACCGTAACTGTGGGTTCCAATAACAACAAACGCCGTCCCGATGTACAGGATCCCAATCACCAGTGCTGCGATGATTGTCCCTTTCACAACATCACGTTCAGGGTTTTCAAAC is part of the Methanosphaerula palustris E1-9c genome and encodes:
- the rbr gene encoding rubrerythrin, which translates into the protein MKGSQTEKNLLAAFAGESQARMRYTFFSSIAAKEGYEQIAAIFLETAENEKEHAKIFFKLLEGGTAEITAGYPAGVLRSTAENLLAAADGEKMEWTTLYPNFGDVAEQEGFIEAAATFRKIATVESSHERRYRKLFTNIEQHAVFKKDVPTSWKCRNCGYVLNAGDAPEKCPVCDHPQKYFEVWCENY
- a CDS encoding aminotransferase-like domain-containing protein, giving the protein MQYTFASRMGKTPRSFIREILKVTERPEVISFAGGLPNPALFPVERLAESARAVITGEGSAALQYATTEGYLPLREWIAERYKIRLGMDVSPDEILITNGSQQCLDLIGKVFIDPGSRVAIERPGYLGAIQAFSLYEPEFMNVPLTSEGPDPTVLNSVLSEGNPRIFYGVPNSQNPSGITWSLENRCRVAKIIQRSETILVEDDAYGELRFCGDQMPAMRSFLPDKTVMTGSFSKIIAPGMRMGWVCAPYEIMEQIVTAKQGTDLHSNILSQRIISRFLADYSIDEHIRAITDAYAHQRDCMLAAINEHFPKEVTCTSPDGGMFLWATLPDGFSSTELFNRALAENVAILPGVPFYTDGGGESTMRLNFSNASDERIWEGIARLGSVLHQYMQTGRIAENN
- a CDS encoding APC family permease — its product is MKHSNIFPASLGLPQLIALYIGAVLGSGILMLPGVVAESAGPASLLAWILMSILVIPMALTMGLLSIKYPNSGGVSHFVSKAFNPDAGSLIGWFFLLSVVVGAPVIALVGAGYACAAVGLGGSSRLVLAVFILLTAILTNYIGMKMTSQIQMAVVMTTIVILVCAFAGSVFTVDLNDFSPFMPYGWESVGHAGTLIFWSFLGWEAVSHISEEFENPERDVVKGTIIAALVIGILYIGTAFVVIGTHSYGPGISDISLIQLIKVSFGQYGVVFAGLAALFICIAPVIAYIGAACRLAYSLSITGYAPKFLSCLSDRFHTPIGGLWFLGICFTIMLWIFSSGALSLSTLIQLPNATFILTYLGGCAAGVVLLKDRKFGVQFSVISLVMTAVVFLFVGWTVIYPVIITLVWGGFMMYRRRTDERGCEEPGSGYP